The genomic segment TGTTTGGATTGCTAGTGATAGACATGGCATTATCTCTTCTATTATAAACTTGATTGTGGCTGCTGTTACTTAGAGTATTTGGAGGAACCGAAACAGGTGTATCTTTGATGGATATTCTTTGGTAGATGACTGTATAGCAAATGATGTTATAAACATAGTACATTACCGATTATACATAGTTAAAAATATGAAGTTTTCTCTTCAAGAACAACTTTTTATAGGGAATCTTCGATGTAATTAAGTGGGGTGTTTAGTTGATTCTTTTATTTGTTTGTACAATATTAGTTGGTTGTTGTTTGGGTAAATTGCCCCTTCAATTGTGTTGGGTGCTTTGTTCAATAAAGTTCTTGATTAAAAAAAACAAGGTAAAGTAACGTTGTTGAGTATAGTTTCTTCTTTATACGTGTGATCATTTTTTATAAGTTTAAAATCAGATTAATTTTCCGATTCTGCAACATTGAAAATTTAGAATgtgaggaagaaaaaaaaaaaagaggaccaCACGTTTCAATAATTACTTCCAATCGCGtttatctttattattattaattttcgcCAGCAATTTTTTTCTTAGATTATTAAATAGGTCTGACAATTTAAAATTACGAAAAAAGTCATGTTACATACATAATATGACttcatatttttttgtttttgattgAAAGGAATGACTGACTGTTCAGTTTGACATGTCCATTCTATATTTGCTAAAACGAGTCAAGTCATTAAAACGAGTCAAGTCATTTGAGCctaatattgattttaaaaaaacattaaaataatatcctttttaataataataataaaatttaaaagtgTCATAATAATATAGGGTAATGGTGTACTGTAGAAGAATAGAAGTACTGTCAGAATCTCCGGAGAGACTCTCTCTACAACTACAgccctcttctctttctttctatcACAATTTtccctccaaaaaaaaaaagaaaaagaaaaaatctatTATTTAACAATAATCAGATAactaaaatattttcttttaccTGAAGGATTTTCAATTGCTATCTATAGCAGGGTAATTTCAAAAACTTCAACATGTTATTTGAGTGAATACATGATAAATGTATGTGATCAAAGTACTTgcctttataatatttttaaaaatcaaaatatgTATGTATGTTAGGACTACACTTTCTCCTAACAACACTATTTTATTCGGTGAATATTGTTTGAACAtgtaacttttttttattttgggttgaAAAGTAAGTAGTTATAAACGACTAAAATGTTAAACCAAAAATTGTCCAAAAAACCATTATTTCACAAATTCCAAAGGTGAAGGTTTTATTTAGTATTAATAAAAGTGAAAATAACAATATTAATGTTATTTTTTCTCTCTGCTTTCTCTGGTTCTGATCTTCATCTCGTTTCAGTTGAAACTTAGCTTCCTTTCCTCGTTGCAGAGGTAAACTCtgaatccttttttttttatttaatttacaaATATTTGAGGTATCTATGAATCCTTTTTTTCCCTTTATATTATGCACGAGAAAATtgttttgattatttatttttattagggtttttttttatttttatttttttatattttgctcTACTTTCTCTAATTTCTAGGGttttttattctcgaaatttatATAGTGTTATTTTTTTGTCTTGATTGCCGAAACTAAAGAAacgaattaaaaaaatatgtgtgTATGTGCATATGTATATAATGTATTTTGTCGCAGTGGAATATAGCAGTAGCTCCCATTGTGTATTTTCCCGTAAATTTTTTGTTTGGGGAACTTGATGTGCCTTTCCgcattttcttttttctattgTGATGAGCAATGAAAGTATGTATTAGTATTCGGGATGTTTCAGTTCAATTTGGGTCTTTTTCATGAGCATTATTGACGACTATTGTAAATATTTGTTTTGTTCTGTGTGTTAGTTCAGCTTGATTATGCATCTGAAACTTCTGTAAATTTGAAAGTCTTACATTCGGAGCTTTGTGTTAAATGTGAAAGCCTCCATAACTTTATGATTCTGTACTATACATTGagggaaaaaaaatgaagaagacaaACTTGACTTGAtattaaaaatgatttttttttcctcTACCAAGTAAAAGAAGAGATTTTTAGGTCACTGGCTCtgttttaatatatgtatatatattgtatatgttttttttttggctttgaagTGTATATATTGTTATTGAACAATTTGTATATTTAGTTATTTTTGGTTCTAACTTGACGCTCTTAAATCTTGATGTCCATGAACACTGCAGGGTCATCTTGTTGTGTTAAGATGAGCAGACCAACAACGCGGAGTAAAAATAAAAGACACAAGCAAGGGGATGATGTTGACACCTCTTCAGAATTATTGAGGTACCAGCCAGCGCTTGCTGTTTTGAGATATGATTTTGAATATATCTTTTGGTAGGTATATGTTAATTAACCCTTTGTTGGGCTGTTCTGTAGGAAGATCCACATGACCAGTGAAATTACTGATGAGGATGTCACCAAGCTTTATAAAATTTGGAAACCAGTTTGTCAAGGATGCCGTGTGAATACAAAAGATAATCCTAACTGCTTTTGTGGGCTAATTCCCCCTCCAAATGGAAGCCGGAAAGTGGGCCTGTGGCAGAAGACATCAGACATCCTTCAGGCTCTTGGCCCTGACCCATCCACTGATCTTCGTGCTTCTGCTGATTCTCCCTCGGGACTTACAAATCTTGGTGCAACATGCTATGCCAACAGCATACTCCAGTGCTTGTACATGAATAAATTGTTCCGTGGAGGCATATTTTCTGTTGAACCAGATCTTTTGAAGCAACAGCCAGTGTTGGATCAGCTAGCACGACTTTTCGCACAGTTGCATGCAAGTAAAATGGCTTTTATCGACTCTTGTCCGTTTGTTAAAACACTTGAGTTGGATAATGGAGTTCAACAAGATAGCCATGAGTTTTTGACATTGCTTCTTTCGTTGCTTGAACGTTGTCTTAACCATTCTAAGGTTTCCAAGGCAAGAACTGTTGTCCAAGATCTTTTCCGTGGAACTGTGTCTCATGTGACAACGTAAGATAGGATCTGGTTATAATTCTATCTTTAGCTATTGTGGCATTCTGTTGATGGTCTTTTCTTTCTTCTTGCCCTTCATTGAATTTGAGTTATCTTGTTATATTCTTGCATTCTAATGGGATAATTTATAGTTGTGTTCTTGTCTTTCTTCTAAAAACTATTGTTGTAAATATACCTTCAGCTTATCCGACATAGTtacttttcttctaaaaaatattaAGTTGTATATTTCTGCGGGTAAAAGATATGCATTTTACTCTATCATTTGATTTCTTATGTAGGTGCTCTCAATGTGGACAAGATTCTGAAGCTTCTTCTAATATGCAAGACTTTTATGAGCTAGAGCTGAATGTGAAGGGTTTGAAAAGTTTAGATAATAGCTTGGATGATTATCTTAGTGTGGAAGAGCTACATGGAGATAATCAATATTACTGTGAGTCTTGTAAAACAAGAGTTAATGCTACTCGCAGCATCAAGCTGCGGACATTGCCACCTGTACTAAATTTTCAGCTCAAGCGTTGTGTGTTTGTTCCAAAGGTACTATCACTTCTTTTGGAATCATATGTTTCTCAGTAGATGCTGTGGTCCATGTTTGATAATTGCTGCTACATGACAAAGCTAAAATTTATGCAGCTAATTCTTCTAGATATTATAGATTGATTTGTGTAGGAATTTCCTCTTTTGTTTGCTAGTAGGTGTTACACACATGACACATCTAATAAATTTCTTTTAGTtttgtatgttttatttttatatctATCTTTCTCTTCCCTCTTTTATATGGAGTTAGAGTTATTATCAGAATACTGTTCTCATTGTATCATCACAAGTATTGTGGTATGATATTTTTGTGATGATTTCTTTTGTCGTTGATTTGTGTCAGTAGACCACTATGAAGAAGAAAATCACTTCTGCATTTTATTTCCCCGGAGAATTAGACATGCATCATAGGTTATCTGAGCCTACTCAGACTGAATCAATCTATGATCTCTCAGCAGTGCTGATTCACAAGGGAACTGCAGTGAACAGTGGCCATTATATAGCACATATTAACGATGAAAATACTGGGCAATGGTGGGAGTTTGACGATGAGCATGTCTCAAACTTAGGTTGTCACCCATTTGGAGAAGGTTCTTCAAGCTCTAGTCACAAGCCTGCTAAAACTGAGCCTGTTGTCAATCCCACCTGTACAGAAAAAACGAGTGATGTTGCCAATGGCAATCATATGGATGTTATTCAGCAAGAATCTTATGATCCAAGTTCTGGCAGTGGTGGTCATGTAGAGATATTTTCTTCAAGTGATGCATATATGTTGATGTATAATCTCAGGTGTCGCGGGAAGGATAATGGAAAATGTCTTGCAGTTTGTGGTGATAATGATATGGAAATAGAAGGCAATGTGACTTCCTTGCATGATGGTGTTTCTCTGCCTTCTCATCTTTGTGAAGAGGTGGAAAAGTTGAATGCATCATATGTTGATGCTTGTGACCAATACACATCAAAGAAGGAAATGGAGCTGAACCGAATTTCAGAAAGAAAACAGGAAGTTCGATCCATTTTGTCCGAGGCCCCTGTTAAATCACTAGAGGAACCATTTTGTTGGATTTCTGCAGATTGGCTTCGTCAGTGGGCTGACAACATTACTTCCCCGTAAGAGATCTgtttttgttaaatataaatttgTGATGGTtgcatttttttcaaattttttttctttcttgaatTTATTATGTTAGCATGCAAATTTGCTATATGCCTCTTAATAATTTTCATGTCTTCCCTTATGATTATAGGTGTCTCAGAAAACTCTTGGTTTTTTCATGATATGCTAAGTTTCCCAACATAAATTTAGAATTTACTGTGGTCTTTAGCAATGCCATATAAGCATCTTGCATCTCTATTTGTGTTTTATATGTTTCAGTGTCTATGCATTTCTTTATAGCTTTCCTTGGAAATTACATTATCTTTATCATTGTTTTGTGTACTCGTGAACATTTTTCAGTAGGCTTAAATTGTAATGACTTGTGCAGTCCTCTTGATAACACTTCTATCCAATGTTTACATGGAAAAGTTCCCGTGTCAAAGGTTGATTCCATGAAGCGATTGTCAACTACATCTTGGACTCAGTTGTACTCCAAGGTATTTGGTTTTGTAACATTAAACTCAATGATCAATCTTTTTTGAATTCTTTATCATGCTTTAGTTGCTTAGCTTAATTAATTGATGATGATATACCTTCAGATATTTTACTATTTTGCAGCATTATAGTAAAATTTTGGTGGTTTATTCCTCTATTGGCATCTGGCTATAATATCTTTAAAATTTTCTTAGAATGTTTATAAGCCTTTCTATGCCTCTGTTAAAGAGCCGCCATTGCCTGCCTAATGCTTTTATCTAGCTTTCATGTCTACTATATGGTATCTACATTGAGAATCAGCAGTCTAATCATTTACTATATGATATAAAcagaatattttaaattttaattgatGAGTTATTGGAAAATTCTCCCATGGTATGAATGATGAGTTAGATTGAGATTTATAAAATTATGCAAGGAGAAACTTAATGTTTAGTTGATGAGTTAACATTAATTTCTTTTGTTCTTTAATGTTTAGTTGTTCCTGACCTTGAGTTTATACTTGTAGCTGACGATTTCTATGTTTTCACCTGTTTGGTTTCATATTACTTATTGATTTTGATAGTGTAAATTATTGTAGGATTCCTGTTAATATAGTTTCCTTAAATGCTCACTCTGAATTTGCAATGTTTATGCACATTTTCCTCTATGACTCCATTCGTGATTATGCTAATAGCAGTAGGTTAGGAATGTGAGATGTGGTTTAGATTTTTCATGAGCCAAGAGGAATAATTTGAAATTTCCCCCCTTAAATTTACTGACACTTTTGTCATAGCTACTGATGACATTTCATTTTAAATTATAATGGTTTTTATTACAGTACAATGGGGGTCCGCAACTGACTAATGATGACTACTGCATAGATTGCCTTATTGATGGGGCCCGCACTCTGGTTTGTGCCGATAGTTACAGAGTTCGCAGAACTTTAATGAAACAAATTGCTGAAGATGTATTTGCAGGGATGTGTGAAGATGGAACGTATTTTGTTTCCAAAGCATGGTATGACTGCAAAGTTTATATGTTTCCACCCTCTGGGATATCTGCCGATACTTGTTGATGTAGTGCGACTTATTTGACATGTCATTTTATAAAGACACCTACAGATAATAGTCATAATACAATATCTGTTGAACCATTTTACTCCTTCCACAGCATGGATAGAAGATAAAGTTACTCATTAGTattacctctctctctctctcctttttttttttaggtgGTGGAGGGGCTTTGTGCCTCTCATCATTTTCATCACTGTCATTGTGTCTCATTAGCATTCACTTACAGATTAGGTCCCTTAGATTCTACTAATTTGAGAGAATGGGAATGATAATGTATCCCGATTATCACAGTTTTCTATTCTGATTAGCTCCTATTTATAGGTTGCAACAGTGGCTTAAAAGAAAAATACTTGATGCACCATCTGAAGCTGATGGAGGACCAACAGCTTCCATCAGGTGTCCTCATGGTGAACTTATGCCCGAGCAAGCTGTGGGAGCTAAGAGATTGCTTGTTCCTGAGAATCTGTGGCTGTTCTTTTATGAAGATGCTATTGCAGTAAAACCTGATGATACCTTGGGTTGTTCAACATTTCCTTCAGATTCAAGACAATGTTCACAGTGTAGTGATGAACTATCGGAAGTGGCTTGCATAGAAGATTCTTTAAGGTTGTTTCACTTTTTCCATTAATGCAGAAGTGACACGGAATGCAACATTTCCTGACCTTTTAAGTTATTGTTGTCTGTTGTAGAGTGGTGAGGCTCAAGCAGCGCCAGAATCATGAGAAGCTAGCTACAGGGAAAACCTTTCCTCTATTTCCTGATTGCAAGTATTATTTGGTACCATCTTCTTGGCTTTCAAAATGGAGAAACTACATTAATGCCAGTGGCAAGAATGTCTCATTATCAGTGAAGCCTGAGACTTTAGATGGCATAATTGATATGCTGAAGTGCGAAAAGGTAGCTTGCAACTGTACCTGGTATTGAAGAAAAATTCCTTCATTAATTGATAAATGGGTGACATAGGAAACAGACTGTAGACTAAATACAATGATTGGGGAAATTACCCTGATTACGTTTCCAACAATTTGCCTATGCATAACAAAGAATACACTCAACACTGAGTCTGAAAAGAACAAAAGTAGTACACTTGAACTTTTGTTGCCAAAATTTTCTCACCTGGAACTGGCCTTTGTAATTAGTTTGTGTTGACTTCCTTTGGGACTGCTTAATTTCTCTTCTGGTATAGGTTTTTGGTATTGTGTTTCTATAAGGCCTACTTCCTTATTTATTTTTACTTATATACAaacacacacatacacacacacacacatatatatattggtgTATGTGTGGAGGGGGATGGGGAAGTCGATTTGTGTAGACATTGCTCCTTTTGCTTTAGATCAGAGGTATAAAGTCTCTcatttatttatgtgtttatgtttTGAGGGATACTTTGTGCCCGAGTATGATTTATTGTACTTATACTGTTCTCCTTTTAAATACAGTTAttcaattattataaataatatttgtcaTAAAGGGTTATGGATTTCATGTGAATCTGATGTCAGTCGATGAAACTTTAGGATAAATGCACTAGCTCCAAGACATTTCTATTAAAATTTTTCATTCAAAGCTTGTGAGGACACTGGTTCATTTCTATTGTATAAATTAATGTTAAAATAAAGGGGATGCCTATTGTGATCTTTTGTTGTTTTCCCTCTTCTTTCTCTTCTGTGCTGGATAGTAAGTTTAATCTCTTTGCTTTTTTTTTCCCCTTATTAAATGTCTTTACTATTTTATACAGCATTTGCTACTCATAGAAAGGCCACCAGATCTTGTTTGGAAACGGGATTCAATATTCCAAAAGTCTTCTGCTGTAAGTACCTGAGACCAATATATCTGTAAGCTTGTGAAATTTTCTCTTTTTTCAGGATTTTTAATAAAGAAGAAAAATTTTAGAAGGTAAAGTTGGAGCTGGTGATATTATTATCACCAGAAAAACTAGATGtcgttataattttttttttgacgtGTGGAATGGTAATTGCTTTTGTTTATTAGCAAGCTACTCTCTGCTTcaagttactctttttgtatgcAAAAATCCTGCCATTGCTTTGAGTTTTGACTATTGTCCTTATTTAAAAGGGACTTCAGACAGATGGGTTAACTGTTATTACTGAAAGTGATTGGAAATGCTTTTGCGAAGAATGGGGTGGCATTGAAGGGAACGGTATATCAGCCTGGATTGAGTGTAGTAGTACTGCAGAAAGTAATGTCAATGGTTCATGTGAAGAGATACAGAGATCTGAAGCAGATTTGGGCTCCTATGATGAAACTAATTATGAAATTGAGACTAAGCAACTACGAATGAAGACTAGTCCTGAGGTATCATGAAACATTGCCTTGCTTTCGTTTGCTTTGGAAACTTTGACAATGATACTCTTCTCACGTATTCTTGGTCCATGGTGGAAATTTGTTTTATGTTGCTTAGGAACTAGTTGTTCTTGGTCTTGTAAATTTATGGTTGCTAGTGTTTGCATAATCTACTTTTGTCATCCTAATACTGATTTTTGATATAATATGTCAAAAATGTGTGGTGAACATGTATAACTACCAGAGGGAttacttttgtgaaaaatatataaataacttGCATCAAATGGTGTCTATATACCTCTATTTCTCTGATACGCATATTGTGTGCAGATTAGTTGGTGAAAATCCTACTTGCCTGAACTTGGTTTTgcattgtagttttttttttgaatgaaagatATTACAAAAGCATCTgtgtatatacatacatatatataaattttcaaatttgtgctttttatttatatatatattaacttgtGCTTTAACTATGATAGATATGTGAGCATTGTATTGGAGAACGACAAAGCTTGGAGCTGATGCAGAAACTTAATTATTGCAATGAGGATGTATATGTGTATTTTGTTCGTGGTAAAGAAGCTCCCAAATCAATTTTACAAGCATCTGAGACTAGTTTTGATCCAGATCGCCGAGTTTCAAAGCGCTCTAAGAAGACAAATTCTGGTAATCAAATCAGTCTAAAAGTTTCTGGCTCTACATCAGTGTACCAGCTAAAAATGATGATATGGGAATCTTTTGGGGTAAGTTACTTGCTATTTCAACATATAtatgccttttttttttaaataatggaaGGTGTACATGCAGACACAGGCAAACGTGTCCTAGCTTCTACGCACTATTGTTTTGTATTGATTATAGCTACTTTAATTTTTTGCAGGTGGTAAAAGAAaaccaaatacttcacaaaggtTCGCGAATAATCGATAAAGAATGTGCTACTCTTGCAGACATGAATATATTCCCTGGAGATAAGCTTTGGGTGATTGATTCAGAGATTCATGAGAACCGAGATATTGCGGGTAATCATTTgcatttttacattaaaatttaGTATAATTGGACAAGTTAGTAAATTATACCACAGATATTAATAGTGATTGTTAATTTTTATTTCCCTAGATTTTATATTTGCATTAAGAAGATGGTTTACTTGGTAAAGGTAGGGATAGATCACTTATAAAATAAAGTGATATCAAATGTAGATATTTTGCTATATTAGAATTTTTCTATTTTATCTACAGATACTGGATTAttgaatatttatattttaaaattgagATGAAAAGTATATATTCAAGGAAAAGAgtgtttcaaaaaaaaatttgttcatCTTAGTGGGTGGGTTAGTATTCTCTCGACTTTTTGAGTGTATGTTTTAAATTGAAACTGATGGCTGGTGCTCTTATATTTTCAACAGTGTTAATTGatgaatttattatatataatatttgtaCTTAGTCTTTGGCTCTCTGTCTTTGTGTGTTTACTACTTAGTGTAGGTGTGCTCTAGACATTTGTGTTACCatagtttgtattttttttgaaattttgtgtAGTTTGAATTTCTAGTGTTATACATAAACTTGATAAACACAACTGTGTCTTATTTGATATTGGCTTCCCAGATGAGGTTTCTGACCAAAAAATGGATGTGCAACATACTGAGGAGGGGTTTCGTGGGACACTTTTGACTGCCAATACTTCATCTCAAGTTGTTTAAGAAACATACTAATGATCTGTGTGAATATCCAGAGTTTTGTAAATTTTTCTATTGAATCTTTGAACGTGAAGCTGCATTTTGGTGACCAGTAATTTTGAGGTAtgttatttatttactttattttctAATTCTTTTTGTATTTGTCTCATGCGGTAAtgtgatttttattcttttgtgTAAATGTACATGGTCTTTATCTgttagaaatttaaatttaatattgCCTTATCTGATACCTCAAGTGTTTAAGGTTCGAGCCATGGGTCACTATCATGTTACCTTATCATGCGGTCTTGACTTGAGTCCAAATTCACATGGACTCTTCGGTTTGTTACCTTGTATTTGGCCCTTTAACGTGTCTTGTGCttgttattaaaaaatattatatatgcttTGTGTTGAGATCAAAGGTAACCGTTTCATGTTTTCTAGTAATGCCTACAGGATTTACCTCTGTGTGTGCACTCATGCATAAATATCTGCCGAAGTCCTGTTTTCCCCGGTTTGAACTCTGAATCATTTTATCATGAGTGGAAGTGACGGATCCTGTTATTCCAGCCTAGAATGTTACTACCTGAAGGTCACAATTATTTGTTACTACTAAAGATTGTAGACCAACTCTTTCATTTTATCTGAGGGACAGCTGTGGCATCAGAAGAGAAGTGGCATTTTGTTGGTGTCTCCTGGGGTCCCAAACAAAACTTATTCCGGTTCTACTCTTTCAGTGTGTCCTTTTATTAGAGATACTTGTCATAGCTTCCTTTTTGCCTCCACTGTTTTTAGTCTTGGCTCATCGAGCAATTTGTAGACAAACTAGATTTCACTTGTCTGAGTTTCGTAGCCGATAGAGATGTACATGTACCATACACGTCTTTTACATATTTATTCtgcttatctctctctctctctccgagGAAGAAGagtagttgttgttgttgttacaGATCTCTTTACCCTAACTGGTCATCAGAGGAGTTGTTGTCGTTGTTATTACAGATCTCTTTACCTTAACCGGTCATCAGAGGAGTTGAGATTATGTACCGTTTTATTTACTTGCCACATTATACAttatattagaaaaataaaaaatggtaTTGAGTGGTGACACGCAATGGATGAGTCTTACTTGTCAACTTCGCATGTTGGACCTCGTTTATTACATTGGTTCTAAATTCCAATGACTAATATTGTGGTGGCACTGACACAATACTTGAAATATAGACATGGATTTATGGTAATAAAGAGTGGAATAAGCAGATTGAGTTGCCACCTGAACTGGTCTAAGTGATATATAGTTGCATATTATACAAGTCGAGAAATGAAAACAACACTATTAAATCGCAATGAAGCACATTAACACAATTTGCTCTGTTATTTCCGCTTCTGAATTTGCAAATGTGATGTTAAGAGTCGAAACAGAGTTGTTCAAAAGTAAGCAAATTAAAAAACATTGCCCCACTCTAGTGGCACCATCGATGCGTGTCCTTGGTCCTTACATCCAACGTTTATGGCTTCGTGAGTTGTGCGCTCCTCGGAACCAGCGATCCCAACTGACGTCTGCCGGGCCTTTTGTTCTGTTTGACCCAAAAACCATCCaacatttttgttgttgttgttgttgtaagTATTTGTATTACATTACAAAACAgctttgttaaaaataaataaataaacattttcaaagaagACATGGGTGTTGAATTTTGTGGCATTTACTTCCAGATTTTGTTACGCATACCAAATTTATACCGTACTTCCAAAAGTTACTTTTGGAGTTGGCAGAGTATGGTACAAAGAAGATTCATTATACCAAACAACATTGTAGCTGAAGTTCTAAATGTGTAGTATGATAGTTATTGATTTTATTCTGTTATCATTAGAATCAGAAACTGAGATATAAGTGTTAATTTActataatacataatctttctAATTCCTCTATCATATTATATAGTCAATGTTTACCAGGTATTATAAGACAACACTAATCtttagaacaaaaaaaaaaaaaaaaagcaataacAGTGGTGAGAATTTCTCTCTTACGTGGGAAGTAGTGGATCTGGAATGGTTTCGAGGCTTGAGATGAGTCTGTGTAAAGAGATATATATTGGAAATTATAAATTGATGACGCCAACGAAtgaatacataaatatatataattttaaagaaTCTTAATTACTCACTCTTGGCATACAATAGAGGAATCACCAACTGTCTCTAGTTCATTTAGCTCTTTCTGCATCAAAATTGATCTCTATGTTAATATTTCACAATTTTCTAGCAAAATAACCCCAAATAtgcacatattaaaaaaaaaaaaaaaactgtgcaAATGATGACCTCAATTATGTTGATTTGGGTATTGAGATGAGATATAGCTGCATTCATCCTGTGCCTTCCCAAGAAAGTGGGATTTGGTTTTAGCTTTGCTGCTTTTGCCTTCTGATCTTGATGAGAAGAAGATTGAGCCACCTCTTCATTTTCTACCTTCcctctttctccttctccttctcctccGCCTCTCACAGGCGACGACGACGACCACGATGGATTTGGCGGTTGGTTTTCATTGTCCATTGCCACCACAATCATATTATATATGACTTCACAACAAACTCATTTAACTTTTTTGGTGACCAAAATCTGGTTATGATATTCACGAAacatcacacatatatatacacacacaattATACACATATAAGATTGTATGTAACCCCGCAATAATAGATATTAGATAATGAAATAAgagaatattttatttttttattttcaaatggAGAGAGAAAAGAGTAGGTGATTGTTGAGAAGGTGGACCTGGTTTGCCCAACATGATTAAAAGCAGCAAAGAGTGGACcaaactatatataaatatatttatatataaggtAAGTAATTAACTAGTataaatgaagaaatatttttatatataaaaatgtatatttaatggttgttttttttaattttatcaaattatatttttaaaatcaattaaaaataaatatttattaattatattaatacaaattcaaatattataaaatatcataattataataatatttaatacaaaactagatatttaataattgtattaatataaatttaaatgttataaaatataattattataataatataatacaagactagatatttagtaattatattaatataaatttaaatgttataaaatattattattataataatagtgTTGACTACCTTTTCTGCTATCAACT from the Humulus lupulus chromosome X, drHumLupu1.1, whole genome shotgun sequence genome contains:
- the LOC133803570 gene encoding ubiquitin carboxyl-terminal hydrolase 26 isoform X1; translation: MSNERSSCCVKMSRPTTRSKNKRHKQGDDVDTSSELLRKIHMTSEITDEDVTKLYKIWKPVCQGCRVNTKDNPNCFCGLIPPPNGSRKVGLWQKTSDILQALGPDPSTDLRASADSPSGLTNLGATCYANSILQCLYMNKLFRGGIFSVEPDLLKQQPVLDQLARLFAQLHASKMAFIDSCPFVKTLELDNGVQQDSHEFLTLLLSLLERCLNHSKVSKARTVVQDLFRGTVSHVTTCSQCGQDSEASSNMQDFYELELNVKGLKSLDNSLDDYLSVEELHGDNQYYCESCKTRVNATRSIKLRTLPPVLNFQLKRCVFVPKTTMKKKITSAFYFPGELDMHHRLSEPTQTESIYDLSAVLIHKGTAVNSGHYIAHINDENTGQWWEFDDEHVSNLGCHPFGEGSSSSSHKPAKTEPVVNPTCTEKTSDVANGNHMDVIQQESYDPSSGSGGHVEIFSSSDAYMLMYNLRCRGKDNGKCLAVCGDNDMEIEGNVTSLHDGVSLPSHLCEEVEKLNASYVDACDQYTSKKEMELNRISERKQEVRSILSEAPVKSLEEPFCWISADWLRQWADNITSPPLDNTSIQCLHGKVPVSKVDSMKRLSTTSWTQLYSKYNGGPQLTNDDYCIDCLIDGARTLVCADSYRVRRTLMKQIAEDVFAGMCEDGTYFVSKAWLQQWLKRKILDAPSEADGGPTASIRCPHGELMPEQAVGAKRLLVPENLWLFFYEDAIAVKPDDTLGCSTFPSDSRQCSQCSDELSEVACIEDSLRVVRLKQRQNHEKLATGKTFPLFPDCKYYLVPSSWLSKWRNYINASGKNVSLSVKPETLDGIIDMLKCEKHLLLIERPPDLVWKRDSIFQKSSAGLQTDGLTVITESDWKCFCEEWGGIEGNGISAWIECSSTAESNVNGSCEEIQRSEADLGSYDETNYEIETKQLRMKTSPEICEHCIGERQSLELMQKLNYCNEDVYVYFVRGKEAPKSILQASETSFDPDRRVSKRSKKTNSGNQISLKVSGSTSVYQLKMMIWESFGVVKENQILHKGSRIIDKECATLADMNIFPGDKLWVIDSEIHENRDIADEVSDQKMDVQHTEEGFRGTLLTANTSSQVV
- the LOC133803570 gene encoding ubiquitin carboxyl-terminal hydrolase 26 isoform X2, whose protein sequence is MSNERSSCCVKMSRPTTRSKNKRHKQGDDVDTSSELLRKIHMTSEITDEDVTKLYKIWKPVCQGCRVNTKDNPNCFCGLIPPPNGSRKVGLWQKTSDILQALGPDPSTDLRASADSPSGLTNLGATCYANSILQCLYMNKLFRGGIFSVEPDLLKQQPVLDQLARLFAQLHASKMAFIDSCPFVKTLELDNGVQQDSHEFLTLLLSLLERCLNHSKVSKARTVVQDLFRGTVSHVTTCSQCGQDSEASSNMQDFYELELNVKGLKSLDNSLDDYLSVEELHGDNQYYCESCKTRVNATRSIKLRTLPPVLNFQLKRCVFVPKTTMKKKITSAFYFPGELDMHHRLSEPTQTESIYDLSAVLIHKGTAVNSGHYIAHINDENTGQWWEFDDEHVSNLGCHPFGEGSSSSSHKPAKTEPVVNPTCTEKTSDVANGNHMDVIQQESYDPSSGSGGHVEIFSSSDAYMLMYNLRCRGKDNGKCLAVCGDNDMEIEGNVTSLHDGVSLPSHLCEEVEKLNASYVDACDQYTSKKEMELNRISERKQEVRSILSEAPVKSLEEPFCWISADWLRQWADNITSPPLDNTSIQCLHGKVPVSKVDSMKRLSTTSWTQLYSKYNGGPQLTNDDYCIDCLIDGARTLVCADSYRVRRTLMKQIAEDVFAGMCEDGTYFVSKAWLQQWLKRKILDAPSEADGGPTASIRCPHGELMPEQAVGAKRLLVPENLWLFFYEDAIAVKPDDTLGCSTFPSDSRQCSQCSDELSEVACIEDSLRVVRLKQRQNHEKLATGKTFPLFPDCKYYLVPSSWLSKWRNYINASGKNVSLSVKPETLDGIIDMLKCEKHLLLIERPPDLVWKRDSIFQKSSATDGLTVITESDWKCFCEEWGGIEGNGISAWIECSSTAESNVNGSCEEIQRSEADLGSYDETNYEIETKQLRMKTSPEICEHCIGERQSLELMQKLNYCNEDVYVYFVRGKEAPKSILQASETSFDPDRRVSKRSKKTNSGNQISLKVSGSTSVYQLKMMIWESFGVVKENQILHKGSRIIDKECATLADMNIFPGDKLWVIDSEIHENRDIADEVSDQKMDVQHTEEGFRGTLLTANTSSQVV